From Maniola hyperantus chromosome 28, iAphHyp1.2, whole genome shotgun sequence, one genomic window encodes:
- the LOC138404422 gene encoding uncharacterized protein, translated as MEQQAKDHTCDAYHLIEPKEEMLEDLEVADEGDDDKDFIVPKEELSNSSPHLEQWNDQQVSMLMPIKIKTILSKEIVELQKVFKSSEDTEVSARCLRTHINLEPTESYLLHASLPTDGAQTLGARLPMIHTTGKDKAVHQTWGTEASTQDTEHMYTAGPGVLCPQPELGCSQLTPTAVLNVGQKDGAASQSSNLSNKTMVFITERASHPSRAQIESLLEYLERNPSLAKGFSKVPCARDAARRSWEALALQLNSLGGCVKTSKQWIKYWADKKSAVKKKGALRYRARNKTGGEAEAVELNELEEKILLIMGGESFATGHRHLEINPFEYTSSSAAGNPRRAHGARRTCAACVRARAQGPAP; from the exons ATGGAACAGCAAGCCAAAGACCATACATGCGATGCCTACCACCTCATAGAACCTAAGGAGGAAATGTTAGAAGACCTAGAGGTAGCTGATGAGGGTGATGATGACAAGGACTTTATTGTGCCTAAAGAAGAGTTATCCAACTCTAGTCCACACTTAGAACAGTGGAATGATCAACAAGTCTCCATGTTAATGCCaatcaaaattaaaacaattttaagtAAAGAAATTGTCGAGTTACAGAAAGTATTCAAGTCATCTGAAGACACAGAGGTGTCTGCAAGATGTCTGAGGACACACATTAAT ctAGAACCTACTGAATCCTACTTGCTTCATGCAAGTTTGCCCACAGATGGTGCTCAAACACTTG GTGCCCGTTTGCCGATGATACATACGACGGGAAAAGACAAAGCAGTCCACCAAACTTGGGGAACAGAAGCCAGCACCCAAGATACAGAACACATGTACACCGCTGGGCCGGGGGTGCTCTGTCCCCAACCAGAACTAGGTTGTAGCCAACTTACTCCCACTGCTGTTCTAAATGTGGGACAAAAAGATGGTGCTGCGTCACAGTCGAGCAATCTTAGCAACAAGACCATGGTATT CATCACGGAAAGAGCGTCACATCCTTCTCGGGCTCAAATTGAGTCTCTTTTGGAGTACTTGGAGAGAAACCCAAGCCTTGCAAAGGGTTTCTCCAAAGTGCCTTGTGCAAGGGACGCAGCGCGGAGATCTTGGGAGGCTCTGGCACTCCAACTGAACAGCCTTGGAGGCTGTGTTAAAACTTCAAAACAGTGGATCAAG tactGGGCAGATAAAAAGAGTGCCGTGAAAAAAAAGGGCGCTCTTCGCTATCGTGCCCGAAATAAGACTGGTGGTGAGGCAGAGGCGGTAGAGTTGAACGAGTTGGAGGAGAAAATATTACTGATAATGGGGGGAGAAAGCTTTGCTACCGGACACAGGCATTTGGAAATCAACCCATTTGAA TACACGTCGTCGTCCGCGGCCGGCAACCCGCGTCGTGCTCACGGCGCGCGGCGCACGTGCGCGGCGTGTGTCAGAGCACGTGCGCAGGGCCCAGCGCCCTAG